Proteins from a genomic interval of Hallerella porci:
- a CDS encoding RNA-binding domain-containing protein — MNKENHLVEYKRELSETFERSVIAFLNSTGGHIYIGVNDDGSVYGVKDIDHVQRQVADRILNNIKPNAIGLFEVVTEEKDNKNIVHVAISGGPEKPYYLKKAGMTPEGCFVRVGSSVHGMSEKIILETFTYRAKISLAKIPAPRQDLTFSQLKIYYEESKKPLNSQFAKTLELLTPDGKYNYNAYLLADENGVSIKVARYTGTDKYDLIENEEFGYCSIIKAVKSVLTRLQVANITHAKITPMERIEKSLVDPVALREAVINAVVHNDYTKEVPPLFEIFSDRMEITNYGGLVEGLSREDFFNCCSMPRNRELMRIFHDLDMVEQLGSGMRRILRSYDEKAFSFTDHFMRTSFYFEGLQRLGDRINDRISDRISDRIKLTETESLIYAEIKRNPSITVSLLMRETGYSEPTVNRTLKSLREKSCIVRIGARKNGRWEILK; from the coding sequence ATGAACAAAGAAAATCATCTTGTTGAATACAAGCGAGAACTGTCCGAAACTTTCGAGCGATCTGTAATTGCTTTTCTGAATTCTACAGGCGGGCATATCTACATTGGAGTCAATGACGATGGCTCTGTATATGGAGTAAAGGACATAGACCATGTGCAGCGTCAAGTAGCGGATAGGATCTTGAACAATATCAAGCCCAATGCAATCGGACTCTTTGAAGTAGTGACGGAGGAAAAAGACAACAAAAATATCGTTCATGTGGCGATTTCGGGTGGTCCGGAAAAACCGTATTATCTAAAAAAGGCGGGCATGACGCCCGAGGGATGCTTTGTGCGTGTGGGAAGTTCTGTCCATGGAATGAGCGAAAAGATAATTCTGGAGACGTTCACTTATCGTGCAAAGATTTCTCTTGCCAAGATTCCGGCTCCGCGGCAAGACCTGACATTTAGCCAGCTAAAAATCTACTACGAAGAGAGCAAAAAGCCCTTGAACAGTCAGTTTGCCAAGACGCTGGAATTGCTTACTCCCGACGGAAAATACAACTACAACGCATATCTCCTTGCAGATGAAAACGGAGTATCCATCAAAGTGGCGCGGTACACAGGCACGGACAAATATGACCTTATTGAAAATGAGGAATTTGGCTATTGTAGCATTATAAAGGCTGTAAAATCGGTACTCACGCGATTGCAGGTGGCGAATATTACGCACGCCAAGATCACTCCTATGGAACGCATCGAAAAGTCTCTGGTCGATCCTGTTGCCTTGCGCGAGGCTGTAATCAATGCCGTTGTTCACAATGATTACACGAAGGAGGTCCCGCCCCTGTTTGAGATTTTCTCTGATCGGATGGAAATCACGAACTACGGCGGGTTGGTGGAAGGTCTTTCGAGGGAGGATTTCTTCAACTGTTGTTCAATGCCGCGCAATCGTGAATTGATGCGTATTTTCCATGATTTGGATATGGTCGAACAACTCGGGAGCGGCATGCGGCGTATTCTGCGTTCCTATGATGAAAAGGCTTTCTCGTTTACGGATCATTTCATGCGGACTTCGTTCTATTTTGAAGGATTGCAGCGGTTGGGTGATAGGATAAATGATAGGATAAGTGATAGGATAAGTGATAGGATAAAACTTACGGAAACGGAATCGCTGATTTACGCAGAAATAAAGCGGAATCCTTCCATTACGGTTTCCTTACTTATGCGGGAAACAGGTTATTCCGAACCAACAGTTAATAGAACTTTGAAATCGCTACGAGAAAAATCGTGCATTGTTCGCATTGGGGCTAGAAAGAATGGACGGTGGGAAATCTTGAAATAA